ACCCTACTTGAAGGCCGGCACCAGCTTTGATTTGAGATATCGCACGACCAACCAAGTGAGAACACACCCGATAAAATAGTGCGGGAAATCCCACCAAACAAAAGTTGTACCCAGCAGGAGTTTGCCCAAAGTTGTTGCGCGGATGGCTTGCAAAAAGGCCGGCTGCCACAACTGCAGGAACTCGATCACTGAGGTGATGATGAAAACTGCGGATGCGATCTTCACCGGCTGCACTTTGGGCCAAATGAAAACTCCCAGCAAGATCCAGAAGGTTTCGTAAACAACATCGCCGGCATAATCATAAGCCCATCCGCTGAATGGCCCTTGATACACCTTCGTCGCCAATCCCAAAGGAACCATCAGGAGCGAGAGGATAAGGATCACGGTGCGATAGGTGCGAAATCTATGGGCGTCGGACATAGGGCGTGGGGCATGGGAATGCTCTTAATTCTGCCGCATCTAGGGCGCTTCGGCACTTTGCCGGGGTTCTGTGTTTGAGACTAAATTAAAATAGTGTAAAGAAATGTTATCTTTCTATTAACCTTTAAAACAAAGCATTAGCGTCCACCTTAGAGATTCCTTTAGAACTTCCCATGCAAATACGTTTTCCTCAAAGACTTTTAATATCTGTCACTGCATTCATCCTGGCTCTATCGGTTTGGGCATTTGCACCGGCTGCTTATGCTTACGAAAATCCCGACTTGCTGCCCGACACTCAGACCGCCGTGATTGATTTGGCCAAATCTCTCACCGACAATCAGGAAGCAACACTGGATAAAGACTTAGAGCAATTTGAAGCCGAAACCGGCTGGAAACTGAGAGTTTTAACTCAATATGACCGCACACCTGGCCGTGCGGTGAAAAAGTTTTGGAATCTAGATAATAAAAGCGTTCTGCTTGTTGCCGATCCGCGTGGCGGCAATTTGCTGAATTTTAACGTTGGCGATGAGCTATACCCCCTGCTGCCGCGCACTTTCTGGATCGAGTTGCAAACGCGTTTCGGCAATCAGTTCTTTGTCAGGGAGGAAGGGGAAGATCAAGCGATCCTTCAATCTTTAGAGTCTGTAAAAACTTGTTTGCGTCAGGGTGGCTGTCGGGTTGTGCCGGGACTGCCTAGAGAGCAATGGATTCTCACCCTGATTACTTCCGTGCTGGGTGGAATTATCTGCGGATTTGCGGCTCAACCCCGTGATGGAAAAGTATTTGCATGGCAGTGGGCGTTAATTTTCTCGCCGCTGTGGGGCATCTTGTTCATCGCCTTCGGAATCGGGCCGGTGATCACCCGCACCTCGGAGTGGCTGCCTTTATTCCGCAATATTATTGGGTTTGTTCTGGGTGCCTTGGTGGCTTATCTGACGCCGATGCTCAAACAATCTTCTGCAAATTCTGAAACCTAGAGGCAGTGGGGCGCACAAGACCGGCAAAGGATTTCTCTTTCTGTAGAGCCGAGCGTCCCGAATTACCAGATTAGCTGAAAACGGATCAGTTAGGTTTATCGTGTAGCTTTTGCGAAGGAATCGCGTAAACTTTAGTTTGGAGGTACGGCATCCCTCTGCCGTTATAACCCGGCAGGGTTTAACGCGATTTTCATGCCGCGATTCAAGATGGAATGGCATATAAGCGACGCCCAAAGTCTGGGAATTATTGACCGAGAAATTGGCGATCACGTTTTTTCACCGGCAGAGTACGAAATTGTGCGTCGGGTGATTTACGCAACCGCCGATTTTGAATACAAGTCTTTGATCGGCTTTTCTGAGCAAGCCCTGCAAGCCGGTGCCGCAGCATTAGCGGCCCGCACAACCATTGTGGTGGATGTGCCAATGGTGCAGGTTGGCATTGCACCCCTGATTCAGACGACCTTTGCCAATCCTGTGTATTGCAGCATGGAAGCGATTACGCGGCCTCAAAAAGAAAGAACGCGTGCGGCTTGGGGCATTGAAACCCTAGCCAGACGCTATCCAGAGGGAATTTTTGTGGTGGGACAGGCGCAAACGGCTTTGACTACGCTTGTGGAATTAATTGAAGCCGAGGAAATTAGGCCGGCGCTGGTTATTGGCACGCCCTCTGGATTCGTGGATGTGGATGTTGCAAAAGGGCGTCTGAATGACTCACTTGTTCCTCACATTCGCATTGAGGGACGTAAAGGCAGTGCGGTGGTTGCAGTCGCCATTGTTAACGGACTGGTAGACCTGGCATGGCAGGCATACGGTCAAGAGACGAATACGGCGATGTAATGGGGAATGGGGATTGGGCATGGGGCATGGGGCATTGGGCATGGGGGATTGGGCATGGGGCATTGGGGATTGGGAATTGGGCATTTCTCCCCCTAGTCCCTAGTCCCTACCTAGCCCCTATCCCTAGTCCCTGATTGCCGCTTGCGTTTGGCTTCGCGTAATTGCCGGCTGATATCGATAAACTCATCCCGTCGCAGGTAAGGATAGTCACTTACCCAAATATTCTTATTGGGAATGTAAATGTCTGAGTATTTGGAAATTCGGCTTAAATCCGGTTGATTGGACATCACCAGCATCAGCGCCACTTGACCTTTAACGATCTTTTCGTGCTCTTTACGCAGGGGCACTTGCATTTGGGTGGAAAAGCCGGTTTTATCTCCGACTTCTAAATTCAACCGGCGCTCTCGATTTTCTACGATCACGAGGTCTCCTCTGGTATTGACGGTTTCCTCTTGACCGATTAAATCATCTGTGAAATAAACATCCAGAACTCGTCCTTGCCAAAATCCAGCATACTGATAACGCCGGCATTCAACATTGCGGAAACTAGCTAAAGCAACGGGACCCCATAGCCAATAAAGGCTTGCGGTTATCCCCAATAAAAATACCAGGCCGCCGCCGCCGTTGTTGCCGAGTGCCAGTCCCAGCAGCCAAATCACCACCACGGCAACCACAGAGATTAACAGCCGCTTTAAGAAAGCTGGAAACTTGCCGGAATAGTAAGCATATTGAGCGCCGGTGGCAACGGCGGGGATGAGCTGTTCAAAGGTTTTGCGAGTTATTGGGATGAGCATGGGTTGTGTCTTCTGTCCGGTGTCCCTGGTTCTGTGTCCTGTGTCGGTGATCTACGGTGTACACACAAGTCTTCTCTGCTGACGTTTGAGGTTGATTTGCCCCCTAAATCCACGCCAGTTGCTCCACTTGGGGAGACCCCAAGACCGCACTGGCTCCCCAACTTTGGGGGACTTGGAATGCCGGTTCCCCCCAGAATTGGGGGGCGAGTGCGTCGAAATCGGGGGTTTTGAGGTTGATCACCAGATGTGTGTACATTGTAGGTGTCGGTGATTGAGGACTTACGCTTCAGAGTCCCCCAGAATTGGGGATTTAGGGGGCGGTTCGGGTTGCAATGATCACGTTTCAAACATCCTGTTAAAGGATCTTTTCTAAACCATAAACGAGGGATTTGAGCTGCAGGACTTTGCGAATGGCTAGCAAGACACCGGGCATATAGCAAGCGCGATCGCTGGTGTCGTGACGCAGGGTGTAAACTTGACCGGCAGCCCCGAAAATCACTTCTTGGTGGGCAATTAAACCAGGGAGGCGGATGCTGTGGATGCGGATGCCTTCGTCTGCGGTACTGCCTCTGGCACCGGCAAGTTTTTCGCTTTCCTCTACTTGGGGCGGGTTGAACGTTTTACCTAATTCTGCGAGTAATTGGGCGGTTTGAATAGCTGTACCACTGGGGGCGTCGGCTTTTTGGTTGTGGTGCAGTTCGATAATTTCTACATGGTCAAAATACTGGGATGCCTGAACGGCAGCTTGTTGCAGCAGTACCATGCCGATGGAGAAATTAGGAATAATTAGACAGCCGGTGCTGGCTTTATCAGCAAAATCAGCGAGGTCTTGCAGTTTTTCTGGACTTAGGCCGGTGGTGCCCACAACCGGCTTCACGCCATAAGCGATCGCAGAGCGGACGTTATCATACACCGTTTTCGGGTGGGTGAAATCCACCATGACGCCAATCTCTTTTTGCTGGGCGGCAAAGGCTAGCATCGATTCGAGTTCGTTGGTGATGGGAACTTCTAAGGGTTCAATACCGGCCAATTCACCGGCATCTTGACCGAAGAATTCTGGATTTCGGTCAATTGCGCCCAGCAACGTCATATCTGGCGCTTCAGCAACTGCCTTGATCACTTCGCGGCCCATTTTGCCGGCGGCACCATTGACAACAACAGGGATGGGGGAATTACTGCTCATAAATTTATCTGGAAATGCGGTTGGGGGTTAGGGGGCGGCAGCCTAGGATGAGGGTCTTCATCTAAAGATATCGCGGTTGCCACCTAGCGAATTTTAGGGCAGTTGGGTGTGGCTGCAAAAGGATTGCCGGCATTAACCGGCTTTTGGGGCTGCCGACTTTGGAGAAAGTTGGTTAATCTTGCGGGGACATGATAATGGCCTGACGCTGGGCTGTAAAATGAGAGACGGCAATCTGAAAGTGCTGAACGTCTCGGAAATCTCGTGATCTCAAATTTGGTTAATAACTATTATTTTTGAGGCTCGTTGCTGCCGGCTGAAACTATTTCCTATTATAGGTTCTGCCAAATTTAGATAAGATCAAAAATTCGCGCATTCAAAATCTAAAATCGTTATGACTCTGACCGCACAAGCCAGCCCTGTCCCGAACTTAACTGCTCGTCGTGCCGTTTTTCCCTTCACCGCCATTGTTGGCCAAGAAGAGATGAAGCTTGCACTGTTGTTGAATGTAATTGACCCCAAAATCGGTGGGGTGATGATTATGGGAGATCGCGGCACCGGCAAATCGACCACTATCCGGGCGCTTGCTGACTTGCTGCCAGAAATTGAAGTTGTGGCAGACGATCCGTTCAACAGCCATCCCAGCGATCCAGATTTGATGAGCGATGCCGTGCGAGAACGGCTGGGGCGTGAAGAAAACGTGCCGGTGGCGAACCGCAAAGTGCAAATGGTCGATTTACCATTGGGCGCAACAGAAGACCGCGTTTGCGGCACGATTGATATTGAAAAAGCCCTCTCTGAAGGTGTGAAAGCCTTTGAACCGGGATTGCTGGCTAAAGCGAATCGCGGCATCCTCTATGTGGATGAAGTCAACTTGCTGGACGATCACTTAGTTGATGTGCTCTTAGATTCAGCCGCCTCTGGTTGGAATACCGTAGAACGGGAAGGCATTTCGATTCGTCACCCCGCGCGTTTTGTGCTTGTGGGTTCTGGCAACCCAGAGGAAGGAGAATTACGTCCCCAATTGCTGGATCGCTTTGGGATGCACGCAGAAATTCGCACCGTAAAAGATCCCACTTTGCGCGTGCAAATTGTCGAGGAACGCTCAGGTTTTGACCAAAATCCTCAAGAGTTTTTAGAAAAGCACCGGCATGAACAAGAAGCTCTGCAACAACGGCTTGCAGATGCCCAAGAATTGCTAAAA
This DNA window, taken from Microcoleus sp. FACHB-68, encodes the following:
- a CDS encoding phosphate ABC transporter permease yields the protein MLIPITRKTFEQLIPAVATGAQYAYYSGKFPAFLKRLLISVVAVVVIWLLGLALGNNGGGGLVFLLGITASLYWLWGPVALASFRNVECRRYQYAGFWQGRVLDVYFTDDLIGQEETVNTRGDLVIVENRERRLNLEVGDKTGFSTQMQVPLRKEHEKIVKGQVALMLVMSNQPDLSRISKYSDIYIPNKNIWVSDYPYLRRDEFIDISRQLREAKRKRQSGTRDRG
- the bchI gene encoding magnesium chelatase ATPase subunit I is translated as MTLTAQASPVPNLTARRAVFPFTAIVGQEEMKLALLLNVIDPKIGGVMIMGDRGTGKSTTIRALADLLPEIEVVADDPFNSHPSDPDLMSDAVRERLGREENVPVANRKVQMVDLPLGATEDRVCGTIDIEKALSEGVKAFEPGLLAKANRGILYVDEVNLLDDHLVDVLLDSAASGWNTVEREGISIRHPARFVLVGSGNPEEGELRPQLLDRFGMHAEIRTVKDPTLRVQIVEERSGFDQNPQEFLEKHRHEQEALQQRLADAQELLKSVQIDYDFRVQISQVCSELDVDGLRGDLVTNRAAKALAAFEGRTEVTVDDIRQVVTLCLRHRLRKDPLESIDSGYKVQKVFCRVFGLAEPADEKVAQANGAGKR
- the dapB gene encoding 4-hydroxy-tetrahydrodipicolinate reductase → MSSNSPIPVVVNGAAGKMGREVIKAVAEAPDMTLLGAIDRNPEFFGQDAGELAGIEPLEVPITNELESMLAFAAQQKEIGVMVDFTHPKTVYDNVRSAIAYGVKPVVGTTGLSPEKLQDLADFADKASTGCLIIPNFSIGMVLLQQAAVQASQYFDHVEIIELHHNQKADAPSGTAIQTAQLLAELGKTFNPPQVEESEKLAGARGSTADEGIRIHSIRLPGLIAHQEVIFGAAGQVYTLRHDTSDRACYMPGVLLAIRKVLQLKSLVYGLEKIL
- a CDS encoding TPM domain-containing protein, translating into MQIRFPQRLLISVTAFILALSVWAFAPAAYAYENPDLLPDTQTAVIDLAKSLTDNQEATLDKDLEQFEAETGWKLRVLTQYDRTPGRAVKKFWNLDNKSVLLVADPRGGNLLNFNVGDELYPLLPRTFWIELQTRFGNQFFVREEGEDQAILQSLESVKTCLRQGGCRVVPGLPREQWILTLITSVLGGIICGFAAQPRDGKVFAWQWALIFSPLWGILFIAFGIGPVITRTSEWLPLFRNIIGFVLGALVAYLTPMLKQSSANSET
- a CDS encoding DUF2809 domain-containing protein, coding for MSDAHRFRTYRTVILILSLLMVPLGLATKVYQGPFSGWAYDYAGDVVYETFWILLGVFIWPKVQPVKIASAVFIITSVIEFLQLWQPAFLQAIRATTLGKLLLGTTFVWWDFPHYFIGCVLTWLVVRYLKSKLVPAFK
- a CDS encoding precorrin-8X methylmutase, which codes for MEWHISDAQSLGIIDREIGDHVFSPAEYEIVRRVIYATADFEYKSLIGFSEQALQAGAAALAARTTIVVDVPMVQVGIAPLIQTTFANPVYCSMEAITRPQKERTRAAWGIETLARRYPEGIFVVGQAQTALTTLVELIEAEEIRPALVIGTPSGFVDVDVAKGRLNDSLVPHIRIEGRKGSAVVAVAIVNGLVDLAWQAYGQETNTAM